Proteins encoded together in one Pseudomonas sp. Seg1 window:
- a CDS encoding DUF3313 domain-containing protein translates to MRSHCLMTLLCTASMSLSGCSSNSVETTGFLHDYSVLKEHKSPSGHDVMSWVSPALARGRYTKAYLAPSQFYPGVEPTGRIPLSTISGVTEYYDAALRQELGKVLQLVSMPGPDTLIVRPAITRVAASTQGLRFYEWLPVTLVAAGVSTAAGIRDQDSEIATEVSFEDGSTGEVVAEVVRKGTGVALENDKQVLTADDVKGVLDGWASDLGQSYVAIRR, encoded by the coding sequence ATGAGAAGCCATTGCCTGATGACGCTGCTCTGTACGGCGTCAATGAGTCTGTCCGGTTGCAGCAGCAATAGCGTCGAAACGACGGGATTTCTGCATGATTACAGCGTTCTGAAAGAGCACAAATCGCCGTCGGGTCACGACGTAATGAGTTGGGTCAGCCCGGCATTGGCCAGGGGCCGCTATACCAAAGCCTATCTGGCGCCGAGCCAGTTTTATCCCGGCGTAGAACCGACCGGGCGTATTCCGTTGAGCACGATTTCCGGCGTCACCGAGTATTACGATGCCGCCCTCCGGCAGGAATTGGGCAAAGTCCTGCAACTGGTGTCCATGCCCGGCCCGGATACGCTGATCGTCAGGCCGGCCATTACCCGGGTCGCCGCGAGCACTCAAGGGTTGCGCTTTTATGAATGGTTGCCGGTCACTTTAGTGGCTGCCGGGGTCAGCACCGCTGCCGGCATCCGCGATCAGGACAGTGAAATCGCCACCGAAGTGTCGTTCGAGGACGGCTCGACCGGCGAAGTGGTTGCCGAGGTCGTGCGCAAGGGCACCGGCGTGGCGCTGGAAAACGACAAACAAGTGCTGACGGCGGATGACGTCAAAGGGGTGCTGGATGGCTGGGCCAGTGATCTGGGGCAATCCTATGTAGCGATTCGTCGGTAG
- a CDS encoding response regulator has product MDPVTVSRLLFVDDDVEILSLLKKFFVQHAYDVDVAVDGEAMWAAIARQRPDTIILDLMMPGESGLSLCQKVRAQLGIPIIMLTAMAELSDRIVGLELGADDYLTKPFAPQELLARVRALQRRAGEQRSPVEPSRPVIGFAGWHLDITCRELRSPDNVMIPLSGGEFDLLVVFLDHPQRILTREQLIDLTHGQGHDAFDRSIDVQVSRLRRKIEPDCKRPDLIRTVRNGGYMFTAKVNRS; this is encoded by the coding sequence ATGGATCCTGTAACCGTGAGCAGACTGCTGTTCGTCGACGACGACGTGGAAATCCTCTCCTTGCTGAAAAAGTTCTTCGTCCAGCACGCCTATGACGTCGACGTCGCCGTGGATGGCGAGGCGATGTGGGCGGCGATCGCGCGGCAGCGCCCGGACACGATCATTCTTGACCTGATGATGCCCGGCGAAAGCGGCTTGAGTCTGTGCCAGAAGGTGCGCGCGCAGCTGGGCATTCCGATCATCATGCTCACGGCCATGGCCGAGCTGAGTGACCGGATTGTCGGGCTGGAACTCGGTGCGGATGACTACCTGACCAAGCCGTTCGCCCCACAGGAGTTGCTCGCACGGGTGCGCGCCTTGCAGCGTCGCGCCGGTGAACAACGGAGCCCGGTTGAACCGTCGCGGCCGGTGATCGGCTTCGCCGGTTGGCATCTGGATATCACTTGCCGCGAGTTGCGCTCACCGGACAACGTGATGATTCCGCTGTCCGGAGGCGAGTTCGATTTGCTCGTGGTGTTCCTTGATCACCCGCAACGCATCCTTACCCGTGAACAGTTGATCGACCTGACCCACGGCCAGGGCCACGACGCTTTCGACCGCAGCATCGACGTGCAGGTCAGCCGCCTGCGGCGCAAGATCGAGCCGGACTGCAAACGCCCGGATCTGATCCGCACCGTGCGAAATGGCGGTTATATGTTCACTGCCAAGGTCAATCGCTCGTGA
- a CDS encoding ATP-binding protein, translating into MMRRLLRGDTLSRRIALTIIAAMFASLALNALFFQAAGIWARPPIERTGLLEQIAATSRVIEAAPANLRPQLAAAASSAMLQVSWKAQRAEFDLPNDGLRIEASRVPVLQQLLGADRKIEAFNPGDWPNDNPQAHYAALVQLVDGSWLSFIPPERSWGLELGTRIAIIITLGLIATLLVAWIATRQLANPLQRFARAARRFGTDLRAPPIKLEGPDEIRQVIVAFNTMQAQIQHFIDERTHMLASISHDLRAPLTRMRLRSEFIEDLEYQSKQIRDIEEMQSMINAALAFFREDTQPEQTTAFDLSELLHTIVDDYRDQNIAVDYNGPAHRVYEGRPLALKRVIVNLLENASKYAQRPRIELSGNERLIRIDVSDEGPGIPEESLQRVFDPFFRLEASRNRHTGGVGLGLSAARAIVREQGGELTLSNRSGGGLLARVELPVH; encoded by the coding sequence GTGATGCGCCGATTGCTGCGTGGCGACACACTGAGCCGGCGCATCGCCCTGACCATCATTGCGGCGATGTTTGCCTCGCTGGCGCTCAATGCACTGTTTTTTCAGGCGGCGGGGATCTGGGCGAGGCCACCGATCGAACGCACCGGCCTGCTGGAGCAGATTGCCGCGACATCGCGCGTGATCGAGGCTGCACCGGCCAACCTGCGCCCGCAACTGGCTGCCGCAGCGAGCAGCGCCATGCTGCAAGTGTCGTGGAAAGCGCAACGCGCTGAATTCGATCTGCCCAATGACGGCCTGCGCATTGAAGCGAGCAGGGTGCCGGTGCTGCAACAGTTGCTGGGTGCTGATCGAAAAATCGAAGCGTTCAACCCCGGCGACTGGCCGAACGACAATCCCCAGGCGCATTACGCTGCACTCGTGCAATTGGTCGATGGCAGCTGGTTGTCATTTATCCCGCCTGAACGCAGCTGGGGTTTGGAGCTGGGCACGCGGATCGCGATCATCATCACGTTGGGGTTGATTGCCACGTTGCTGGTGGCCTGGATCGCCACGCGCCAACTGGCCAATCCCTTGCAGCGTTTTGCCCGCGCAGCGCGGCGTTTCGGCACCGACTTGCGTGCACCGCCGATCAAACTGGAAGGCCCCGACGAGATACGTCAGGTGATTGTGGCTTTCAACACCATGCAGGCACAGATTCAGCATTTCATTGACGAGCGCACGCACATGCTCGCGTCGATTTCCCACGACTTGCGCGCACCGCTGACCCGCATGCGCCTGCGCAGCGAGTTCATCGAGGATCTTGAATACCAAAGCAAACAGATTCGCGATATCGAAGAGATGCAATCGATGATCAACGCCGCATTGGCGTTCTTTCGTGAAGACACTCAGCCCGAACAAACTACGGCGTTCGACCTCTCGGAACTGTTGCATACCATCGTCGATGACTATCGCGATCAGAACATTGCCGTCGACTACAACGGCCCGGCGCATCGGGTGTATGAAGGCCGGCCGCTGGCGCTCAAACGGGTGATCGTCAACCTGCTGGAAAACGCGTCGAAGTATGCGCAGCGCCCGCGTATCGAATTGAGCGGTAATGAGCGCTTGATCCGTATCGACGTCAGCGACGAGGGGCCGGGCATTCCTGAGGAGTCGCTGCAGCGTGTATTCGATCCGTTCTTTCGCCTCGAAGCCTCACGCAACCGCCACACCGGCGGCGTTGGCCTCGGGCTCTCGGCAGCGCGGGCCATCGTGCGCGAGCAGGGCGGCGAACTGACCTTGAGCAATCGCAGCGGCGGCGGGCTGTTGGCGCGGGTCGAGTTGCCGGTCCATTGA
- a CDS encoding fimbria/pilus outer membrane usher protein yields MLVSLPYLANASDAVAAPEQEQLAQFNTSFLQGVGSSVDLNLLLSANSVLPGNYRVDVYSNEVLVGRRDIDFRRAEKTGKVEACLTLDMLQQLGINMSTLEAAGLLKPEAPDTCYDLPTLIDQATVSYDATRLRLLISVPQIAMQRGMRGYVDPALWDAGVPAAFINYQLSSNRNSTDSATTISNNLGLRNGINLGAWRLRNESNFSSRTGERNTFTSNRSYVQHDVTALKGQFSAGDIFSDSQLFDSVRYRGLKLSSDEGMRADSERGYAPVIRGVAQSNATVEIRQNDYVLYSTNVPPGPFEISDIYPSGSNGDLRVIVIEADGTRHETQQAFSSLPIMVRKGQVNYSLSAGQYKSNTEGLAEPKFVSGTLAYGMTSNMTGILGVQATDSFKAMSLGMGRNTAFGAVSFDLTHSSSQAHGQTTEGNSLRMLYAKTFTGTDTNFTLAAYRYSTEGYRTLTDHIEDQSTGEQRRGNSKTRTDLTVSQSLGRNQQFGSLYLNATDQRYWGRGGSQSLSAGYSNNWGDVTYNLGVTHTQDVGNAGPANNDTQMNLSLSFPLGSKPRAPRAFVSTNRQKSSDSTQLGVNGYLSENSDTYYSVQAGNSSTGGNSGSASISSRTSFVDVNAGYSQGRGYTSQNLSLAGSVVAHAGGINLGQTLGETFALAEVPGVPGGVKISSFSGTETGRNGFAVIPNTQPYRVNWISLDTRDLGADVEIENATQQVVPRRGAAVLVRYPSQTGRRVQFELFDSQHNRLPFGAVLEDAAGKQIAIADPSGKALALVQEQRATLTIKWAGKQCQASYSLPERDKALNYERVSLTCAP; encoded by the coding sequence ATGTTAGTGAGTCTTCCTTACTTGGCGAATGCCAGTGATGCCGTCGCTGCACCGGAGCAAGAGCAACTCGCCCAGTTCAACACTTCGTTTCTGCAGGGAGTCGGGTCGTCGGTGGATTTGAATCTGTTGCTCTCGGCCAACAGCGTTTTGCCGGGCAATTACCGAGTCGACGTTTACAGCAACGAAGTGTTGGTCGGGCGGCGCGATATCGATTTTCGTCGCGCCGAGAAAACCGGCAAGGTCGAGGCGTGCCTGACCCTGGACATGCTGCAGCAGTTGGGCATCAACATGAGTACGCTGGAAGCGGCAGGCCTGCTCAAGCCTGAGGCGCCCGACACGTGCTACGACTTGCCAACCCTGATTGACCAGGCCACCGTCAGCTACGACGCTACCCGCCTGCGACTGTTGATCAGCGTGCCGCAAATCGCCATGCAGCGCGGCATGCGTGGCTATGTCGATCCTGCGCTGTGGGATGCCGGCGTCCCGGCGGCGTTCATTAATTACCAGTTGAGCAGCAACCGCAACAGCACCGACTCCGCCACGACGATCTCCAACAACCTCGGTTTGCGTAACGGCATCAACCTCGGCGCCTGGCGGCTGCGTAACGAATCGAACTTCAGCAGCCGTACCGGCGAGCGCAACACGTTCACCAGCAACCGCAGCTATGTGCAGCACGATGTCACAGCGCTGAAGGGACAATTCAGCGCCGGCGATATTTTCTCCGACTCGCAGCTCTTCGACAGCGTGCGTTACCGTGGGCTCAAGTTGAGTTCCGACGAAGGCATGCGCGCCGACAGCGAACGCGGCTACGCGCCGGTCATCCGCGGCGTGGCGCAAAGCAACGCCACCGTGGAAATCCGCCAGAACGACTACGTCCTCTACAGCACCAACGTGCCACCCGGCCCGTTCGAGATCAGCGACATTTATCCGAGTGGCTCGAACGGCGACTTGCGGGTGATCGTCATCGAGGCCGACGGCACGCGGCATGAAACCCAGCAGGCGTTTTCCAGCCTGCCGATCATGGTGCGCAAGGGCCAGGTCAACTACAGCCTCTCGGCGGGGCAATACAAAAGCAACACCGAGGGTCTGGCCGAGCCGAAGTTTGTCAGCGGCACGCTGGCTTATGGCATGACCAGCAACATGACCGGGATTCTTGGTGTGCAGGCGACAGACAGCTTCAAGGCGATGTCTCTGGGCATGGGCCGCAACACGGCGTTTGGCGCGGTGTCGTTCGACCTGACGCACTCGTCCAGTCAGGCGCACGGGCAGACCACCGAAGGGAATAGCCTGCGGATGCTCTATGCCAAAACCTTCACCGGCACCGACACCAATTTCACCCTCGCCGCCTATCGTTACTCCACCGAGGGCTATCGCACCCTGACCGATCACATCGAGGATCAAAGCACCGGGGAGCAGCGCCGTGGCAACTCCAAGACCCGCACCGACCTGACCGTCAGCCAGAGTCTGGGGCGCAACCAGCAATTCGGCAGCCTGTACCTCAACGCAACCGATCAGCGGTACTGGGGACGTGGCGGCTCGCAAAGCCTGTCTGCCGGCTACAGCAACAACTGGGGCGACGTCACTTACAACCTTGGCGTAACGCATACCCAGGACGTGGGCAATGCCGGCCCGGCGAACAACGACACGCAGATGAACCTTTCGCTGTCATTTCCGCTGGGTTCCAAACCGCGCGCGCCAAGGGCGTTTGTCTCGACCAATCGACAGAAATCCAGCGACAGCACGCAGTTGGGCGTGAACGGCTATCTGTCGGAAAACAGCGACACCTATTATTCGGTACAGGCCGGCAACAGCAGCACCGGCGGCAATTCAGGCTCGGCGAGCATCAGTTCGCGCACCTCGTTCGTCGACGTCAACGCCGGTTACAGCCAGGGGCGCGGCTACACGTCGCAGAACTTGAGCCTTGCCGGTTCGGTGGTAGCGCACGCGGGCGGTATCAATCTGGGGCAAACCTTGGGTGAAACCTTTGCCTTGGCCGAAGTGCCGGGGGTACCGGGCGGGGTCAAGATCAGCAGCTTCAGCGGCACTGAAACCGGTCGCAATGGCTTCGCCGTGATTCCCAACACCCAGCCCTATCGGGTGAACTGGATCAGTCTCGACACTCGAGATCTGGGTGCCGATGTAGAAATTGAAAACGCCACCCAGCAAGTCGTGCCACGACGCGGTGCCGCCGTATTGGTGCGCTACCCGTCGCAGACCGGTCGCCGAGTGCAGTTCGAGTTGTTTGATTCGCAGCACAACCGCTTGCCGTTTGGCGCGGTGCTCGAAGATGCGGCCGGCAAGCAGATTGCGATCGCCGATCCTTCCGGCAAGGCGTTGGCACTGGTTCAGGAACAGCGTGCCACGCTGACGATCAAGTGGGCGGGCAAGCAATGTCAGGCCAGCTATTCACTGCCTGAGCGCGACAAGGCCCTCAACTATGAGCGGGTGTCGCTGACTTGCGCGCCTTGA
- a CDS encoding fimbria/pilus periplasmic chaperone, which produces MFNRHILSLCLGLHCALLATQAHAGISLSATRLVFDGEHKEVSIKVRNNGDDLLIQSWIDSDEPGIASVPFAVTPPLARILGKEQQLLRVIYEGTGMPSDKESVVWLNVQEIPQTAKTENTLQLAVRQRIKVFFRPAGLASQAYLAPTQLLWQIDQQGGHAALKITNPSLFHVSLSEVSVQSGATTEKPVDSMMIAPGQSKTIALKGTNNSTYSNLNFSSINDYGAQDRYSATFSGNAAVNAKAVQ; this is translated from the coding sequence ATGTTTAATCGACACATTCTTTCCCTGTGCTTGGGTTTGCACTGCGCGCTGCTGGCGACGCAGGCACACGCGGGTATCTCGCTGAGCGCGACCCGTCTGGTGTTTGATGGCGAGCACAAAGAAGTCAGCATCAAGGTCCGCAACAATGGCGATGACCTGTTGATCCAGTCATGGATCGACAGCGATGAGCCCGGCATTGCTTCGGTGCCTTTCGCCGTCACGCCGCCGCTGGCGAGGATTCTCGGCAAGGAACAGCAATTGCTGCGGGTGATTTACGAAGGCACTGGCATGCCGTCTGACAAGGAATCCGTGGTCTGGCTGAACGTTCAGGAAATCCCCCAGACCGCCAAAACGGAAAACACCCTGCAACTGGCCGTGCGCCAGCGCATCAAGGTGTTTTTCCGCCCTGCCGGACTGGCCAGCCAGGCTTACCTCGCACCGACTCAGCTGTTATGGCAGATCGACCAGCAAGGTGGGCATGCCGCATTGAAAATCACCAATCCAAGTCTCTTTCATGTTTCGTTGTCAGAAGTCTCCGTGCAATCGGGTGCCACAACGGAAAAACCAGTCGATTCGATGATGATTGCTCCGGGCCAGAGCAAGACCATCGCACTAAAAGGAACAAACAACTCGACTTATTCCAACCTCAACTTTTCAAGCATTAACGATTACGGCGCACAGGATCGTTACAGCGCAACTTTCTCGGGTAATGCCGCCGTGAATGCAAAAGCAGTGCAATAG
- a CDS encoding fimbrial protein: protein MKKLSLTLLTLSMLSVAGQSFAADEPVTPTKAGSGTINFTGIINNDACSIEDAGLNKTISVPMGEVSIKDMGTAAAPKGNGKLSAENFDMKINCNAGTKVSMIFEPTKGAGSGIVTGTKVLKLTDGVGAAKNIGIALLDANGDQIDLSSPAAAKIQNTLQDGSTTLKFSAAYVTTADPKTAVAGRGDATLPFTLQYE from the coding sequence ATGAAAAAGCTTTCGCTGACACTGCTGACACTTTCCATGCTTTCGGTGGCGGGCCAATCGTTTGCAGCAGACGAACCGGTAACACCCACTAAAGCGGGCAGCGGCACCATTAACTTCACCGGCATCATCAACAACGATGCTTGCTCTATCGAAGATGCAGGTCTGAATAAAACCATTTCCGTACCGATGGGCGAAGTGTCAATCAAAGACATGGGTACCGCTGCAGCGCCTAAGGGCAATGGCAAACTGAGTGCCGAGAACTTCGACATGAAGATCAACTGCAACGCCGGTACCAAAGTTTCGATGATCTTCGAACCGACCAAAGGCGCTGGTTCGGGTATCGTCACTGGCACCAAGGTCCTGAAGTTGACCGACGGTGTGGGCGCCGCGAAAAACATCGGTATCGCCCTGCTCGACGCCAATGGCGATCAGATCGACCTGAGTTCGCCTGCCGCCGCCAAAATTCAAAATACCCTGCAAGACGGCAGCACCACCCTGAAATTCTCCGCCGCCTATGTGACCACTGCCGACCCGAAAACTGCGGTCGCCGGTCGTGGTGACGCGACTCTGCCGTTCACTCTGCAATACGAGTAA
- a CDS encoding response regulator: MAILNVVIADDHPIVLLGVRELIERDERFRVVGEAVCSNELIELLHTQSVDLVITDFNMPADSPYGDGLKLVEYLGRHFAQVKVLVLTMISSPLILTRLHELGVVGVIQKNQLHDDIQLALSSIAKGRTFKSAKPEPVSVLEPNVALDERLSRLSPKEFEILRMFVSGQSVTTIARSQSRSAKTISTQKISAMRKLEVSSDQDLLTYCLENNVFQ, translated from the coding sequence ATGGCAATACTCAACGTCGTGATCGCCGATGATCACCCCATCGTTTTATTGGGCGTACGTGAGCTGATAGAGCGTGATGAGCGCTTTCGTGTGGTGGGCGAAGCGGTCTGTTCGAACGAGCTGATCGAGTTGCTGCACACCCAGTCGGTTGATCTGGTGATCACCGACTTCAACATGCCGGCGGATTCGCCCTACGGTGACGGCCTGAAACTGGTGGAGTACCTGGGCCGACATTTTGCCCAGGTGAAAGTGCTGGTGCTGACCATGATCTCCAGCCCGTTGATTCTGACCCGTCTGCATGAACTGGGGGTGGTGGGGGTGATTCAGAAAAACCAGTTGCACGACGATATTCAACTGGCACTCTCGTCAATCGCCAAAGGCCGCACCTTCAAAAGTGCCAAACCCGAGCCTGTCAGCGTCCTGGAGCCTAACGTGGCGCTGGACGAAAGACTGTCGCGGCTGTCGCCCAAGGAATTTGAAATTCTGCGCATGTTTGTCTCCGGGCAAAGCGTCACCACGATTGCACGCAGCCAGTCCAGAAGTGCGAAAACCATCAGCACGCAAAAGATTTCGGCGATGCGCAAACTTGAAGTGTCCAGCGATCAGGATCTGTTGACATATTGCCTGGAGAATAACGTCTTTCAATGA